A stretch of Microtus pennsylvanicus isolate mMicPen1 chromosome 5, mMicPen1.hap1, whole genome shotgun sequence DNA encodes these proteins:
- the Dcun1d3 gene encoding DCN1-like protein 3 — protein sequence MGQCVTKCKNPSSTLGSKNGDRDPSSKSHSRRGAGHREEQVPPCGKPAGDILVNGTKKAEAATEACQLPTSSGDAGRESKTNAEESSLQRLEELFRRYKDEREDAILEEGMERFCNDLCVDPTEFRVLLLAWKFQAATMCKFTRKEFFDGCKAISADSIDGICARFPSLLTEAKQEDKFKDLYRFTFQFGLDSEEGQRSLHREIAIALWKLVFTQNNPPVLDQWLNFLTENPSGIKGISRDTWNMFLNFTQVIGPDLSNYSEDEAWPSLFDTFVEWEMDRRRREAEGRGALSSGPEGLCPEEPH from the exons ATGGGCCAGTGTGTCACCAAGTGCAAGAATCCTTCATCAACCTTGGGCAGCAAGAATGGAGACCGTGACCCTAGCAGCAAGTCACACAGCAGGCGGGGAGCTGGCCACCGTGAGGAACAGGTGCCACCTTGTGGCAAACCAGCTGGGGATATCCTTGTCAATGGGACCAAGAAAGCAGAGGCTGCCACTGAGGCCTGCCAGCTGCCAACATCTTCTGGAGATGCTGGGAGGGAGTCCAAGACCAATGCTGAGGAGTCTTCCTTGCAGAGGTTGGAAGAACTGTTCAGGCGCTACAAGGACGAGCGGGAGGATGCAATCTTGGAGGAAGGCATGGAGCGCTTTTGCAATGACCTATGTGTTGATCCTACGGAATTTCGAGTGCTGCTCTTGGCCTGGAAGTTCCAGGCGGCTACCATGTGCAAATTCACCAG GAAGGAGTTTTTTGATGGCTGTAAAGCAATAAGTGCAGACAGCATTGATGGGATCTGTGCACGGTTCCCTAGCCTCTTAACAGAAGCCAAGCAAGAAGATAAATTCAAGGATCTCTACCGGTTTACATTTCAGTTTGGCCTGGACTCTGAAGAAGGGCAGCGGTCATTGCATCGTGAAATAGCCATTGCCCTGTGGAAACTAGTATTTACCCAGAACAATCCTCCTGTATTGGACCAATGGCTAAATTTCCTAACAGAGAACCCCTCGGGAATCAAGGGCATCTCCCGGGACACTTGGAACATGTTTCTCAACTTCACTCAGGTGATTGGCCCTGACCTCAGCAACTACAGTGAAGACGAGGCCTGGCCGAGTCTCTTTGACACCTTTGTGGAGTGGGAAATGGATCggaggagaagagaagcagaggggaGAGGCGCACTCAGCTCAGGGCCCGAGGGCTTGTGTCCAGAGGAGCCGCACTGA